A window of the Cystobacter fuscus genome harbors these coding sequences:
- a CDS encoding Uma2 family endonuclease, with product MLNSSLMSPRDPPDTDSTERNDPSVEAAFQASPPEMVAEILDGELHVSPRPARPHANVASNLSGLITVPFKLGRGGPGGWVIIVEPELHLGPRPDKLVPDLAGWRRERLPDALGGNDAPAHYDLAPDWVCEILSERTRQRGKGPKQRIYAREGVRHMWHVDPLAHTLDIFRLQGSLWLLVDSFSGEQRVRAEPFEAIELELELLWSR from the coding sequence ATGCTGAATTCTTCCCTCATGTCCCCCCGCGACCCACCAGACACCGACTCCACCGAGCGCAATGACCCATCCGTGGAGGCGGCCTTCCAGGCGTCTCCGCCGGAGATGGTGGCGGAGATCCTCGACGGGGAGTTGCACGTCAGCCCTCGCCCCGCCCGTCCGCATGCCAATGTGGCGTCGAACCTGAGTGGCCTCATCACGGTGCCCTTCAAGCTTGGCAGGGGCGGACCGGGCGGGTGGGTCATCATCGTCGAGCCGGAGCTGCACCTCGGACCACGCCCGGACAAGCTCGTGCCAGATCTCGCGGGATGGAGGCGTGAGCGCCTGCCGGACGCCCTCGGTGGGAATGACGCCCCGGCGCACTACGACCTCGCCCCGGACTGGGTGTGCGAGATTCTCTCCGAACGCACGCGGCAGAGGGGCAAGGGCCCCAAGCAGCGCATCTACGCCCGGGAAGGGGTCCGGCACATGTGGCACGTGGACCCGCTGGCCCACACGCTCGACATCTTCCGACTCCAAGGCAGCCTGTGGCTCCTGGTCGATTCCTTCTCCGGCGAGCAGCGGGTACGCGCCGAGCCCTTCGAAGCCATCGAACTCGAGCTGGAGCTGCTCTGGTCCAGGTGA